A single genomic interval of Scylla paramamosain isolate STU-SP2022 chromosome 12, ASM3559412v1, whole genome shotgun sequence harbors:
- the LOC135105821 gene encoding uncharacterized protein LOC135105821 — protein sequence MKTYVLFFLRLAALLGAASGLSVEPVRLCNHQRYLSYRAVPSEGTSLIECPYHLAVGEEVKRVYWEMWNDADQVGTYEWDPVNGGQEATDRLKGVVDLNRDDGGLQLTKLRYDLLGDYLCGVELTNGQRNSSSKEEVLVVDNSGHTWEDKYFGICTITVNYTSPAVFPEPTLRAGMFSVELNEYYEKVVQWNKIYHINGSVTYSFKDASFKIDENSPGEVSFKVDMGVSKSNGTFISLLTMTTFSLGWNEHGCPDVKEKDHKGVRYFPGNNGACRGGQKNRTKATVTCQGGYRPAGDVDIVVMRCNGTTLAWQPEEGKTTTFDDLKCVKDDGNDGNDGNDGNDGNDGNDGNDGEDGNKAVVSIGSPNLSLLFVSLFGVVLLFISSLP from the exons atgaAGACctatgtcctcttcttcctacgtTTAGCGGCCTTGCTAG GGGCAGCTTCAGGACTGTCAGTGGAACCAGTGCGCCTCTGCAATCACCAAAGATACCTATCCTACCGCGCCGTCCCTTCAGAGGGCACGAGTCTCATAGAGTGTCCCTACCATTTGGCTGTAGGGGAGGAGGTGAAGCGGGTGTACTGGGAGATGTGGAATGATGCTGACCAAGTGGGCACCTATGAATGGGACCCTGTTAACGGAGGCCAAG AAGCCACCGACAGACTGAAAGGGGTGGTGGACCTGAATCGGGATGACGGAGGATTGCAACTGACTAAATTGAGGTACGACCTGCTTGGCGATTACTTGTGCGGCGTGGAACTCACCAACGGCCAAAGGAACAGCTCCAGTAAAGAGGAAGTGCTCGTCGTAG ACAACAGTGGACATACCTGGGAAGATAAATACTTCGGAATATGTACTATTACGGTTAACTACACGTCGCCGGCAGTGTTTCCAGAGCCCACCTTGCGTGCAGGGATGTTTTCTGTAGAATTAAACGAGTATTACGAGAAAGTCGTCCAATGGAATAAGATCTATCACATCAATGGTTCCGTAACTTACTCCTTCAAGGATGCCAGCTTCAAG ATTGACGAGAATAGCCCAGGAGAAGTCTCCTTCAAGGTGGATATGGGCGTCAGCAAGTCCAACGGAACATTTATTTCCTTGCTCACTATGACTACCTTCAGCTTGGGAT GGAATGAACATGGCTGCCCCGATGTGAAGGAGAAGGACCACAAGGGAGTGCGTTACTTCCCGGGCAACAATGGCGCCTGCCGCGGCGGACAGAAGAACAGAACGAAG GCCACAGTGACATGTCAGGGCGGTTACCGGCCTGCCGGGGACGTGGACATCGTGGTGATGAGGTGCAACGGCACGACGCTCGCCTGGCAGCCGGAGGAAGGCAAGACTACCACCTTTGACGACCTCAAGTGTG TGAAGGACGACGGAAACGACGGAAACGACGGAAACGACGGAAACGACGGAAACGACGGAAACGACGGAAACGACGGAGAGGACGGAAACAAGGCAGTCGTCAGCATTGGAAGCCCCAACCTCTCCTTGCTCTTCGTGTCTCTCTTTGGAGtcgttcttctcttcatctccagTCTTCCTTAG